The DNA region ACCGGAGAAGCAAAGGATGAAGAGATAAGGTCTCTCTGGCAGTCTGCTGGAATGCTTCATCAGAATTTCTATGAAAACTGGCTTCCTCCGGAAATGGTCAAAGGAAACATCGAAGACGTGAAAAAGTTTGTGAGAAAACTAAGGCAACTGTTAAAATGATGTCAATTTAAATAGGGGATAGCTTCTGGGCAATAGGATGCTTAGACTGTTAAACACTACATCTTAAACAAGTAATTAAGTTAAATTGATAGTCTCCAACTATTTATTCATGTTGACTTAAAGATTAAAGCGAATAAAGGTAAGTTCAGGCCAACTAATATTCCAATATTCATGAGTGATGCGAGGAAAATTTCGGGAATTAGGTTTTAAGTTGCGAAGTCTCTTGAGGATACATGTTTATGTGTGGGGTGTCAGTTTTGAGTTGATTAAATCTTTTCATGGGCATGTTTAGTGAATCTGATATTGCAACCTCTATTACCTTTCATTTCTGTTTTCCTCATACATTTTCGTTTTACTTAGCGTCTTCATGCTTCTATTTAGAGCATTAATAAGTTGAGAAAGTTATTATAATTCAGTTCTACTATGATATTGTGGATGCTAATGTGCTCTATGAATTATGTTGAGCTTTTATATAAGCGTAGTAGAATGTTTTATGATTATGCAATTGTAGCTTTTGAGAGAGGCAACTACGATATGACTGTGTTTATGTGTGAGCAAGCAGCTCAACTCAGCTTAAAGGCCATTCTCCTCAGAATTCTGGGATTTATACCGAGAGTGCATGGAATTAGAGAGCTTCTTGGATCATTATCTAAAGCTCTGGAAGGTCTTGGTAAAGCAGAACTTTCATTGAACATATCAAGATTTGTTGAAGGTAATAGAGAAGATCTTAGATCCCTTGAAGAAGCTTATACGAGTTCAAGGTACATAGCTAGAGTTTATGAAAGGGAAGATGCATTAAGATCTCTGAAGGTTGTTGAGAAGTTGTTTAAGCTTATTGAGAAGGTTGAGGGTGATGTCTTCCCCCATTAATGATATAGCTGTAGAGACCCAAGTTTGGAGGCTTAAAGAGCTTTTGAAGTGGCGTAAATATATTGAAATACTAGTTGAAGCGGTAAGGGAAGTTTTTGATGGAGATGTGGAAGTTTATGTTTTTGGCTCAGCAGTTGAGGGTAGACTTACAATTGATAGTGACATAGATGTAGCTATAGTGGTTAGGGAGGTTCCTAAAAGTGGTTTGGAGAGAGCTAGGTTGCTTGACAAGTTGTGGAGAATTATGGAGTCAAGTGGGGTACCATGGTGGTATCCATTTGAAATACACCTTCTAACCAAAGAAGAACTAACACTATTACGCGACTCTAAGCTTGTTAAAGTCTTATAAAGCATAATTTAGTAATAGTTTCAGGGCTTTTAATCATGAGGATGCTTGTTTTCACAACACTAAAGATAAAGGGTATGAAAACATATACCGTATCAGGATTGGAGATCTGAGAATAGTTTATGAAGTAGATT from Candidatus Methanomethylicota archaeon includes:
- a CDS encoding HEPN domain-containing protein → MCSMNYVELLYKRSRMFYDYAIVAFERGNYDMTVFMCEQAAQLSLKAILLRILGFIPRVHGIRELLGSLSKALEGLGKAELSLNISRFVEGNREDLRSLEEAYTSSRYIARVYEREDALRSLKVVEKLFKLIEKVEGDVFPH
- a CDS encoding nucleotidyltransferase domain-containing protein, which translates into the protein MSSPINDIAVETQVWRLKELLKWRKYIEILVEAVREVFDGDVEVYVFGSAVEGRLTIDSDIDVAIVVREVPKSGLERARLLDKLWRIMESSGVPWWYPFEIHLLTKEELTLLRDSKLVKVL